The Verrucomicrobium spinosum DSM 4136 = JCM 18804 genome includes a region encoding these proteins:
- a CDS encoding outer membrane lipoprotein-sorting protein, producing MTPRIFFLAPLIAILTCSLGVMLPVGNVRAQQPAAADGADKVKAGEDILRLVRMSQALQDLKNLKGKLRNNDTGEEVPFDLTMSDNVIRFSFMGGSKEIINLDLKENGTKLTRTNSSGKVEMPVSLYSETVKGTHLNYEDLSMRFLYWPKPELVGAEKVSFQTCWVVHVVNPDNRGPYRQVRIWVDQESGAMMKMRAYDQQGKLQKEFLVRKGQKYKDAYILKQMRVQSYDTDKNKVNGITYLEIEDPAG from the coding sequence ATGACCCCCCGAATCTTCTTTCTCGCGCCGTTAATTGCCATCCTGACCTGTAGTCTGGGGGTGATGTTGCCTGTGGGCAACGTCCGTGCCCAGCAACCTGCCGCCGCAGACGGGGCCGACAAGGTCAAGGCGGGTGAAGACATCTTGCGCCTCGTCCGCATGAGCCAGGCTCTCCAGGACCTGAAGAATCTCAAAGGCAAGCTGCGCAACAACGACACGGGTGAAGAAGTTCCCTTTGATCTGACCATGTCTGACAATGTGATCCGCTTTTCTTTCATGGGCGGATCTAAGGAGATCATCAATCTGGATCTCAAGGAGAATGGCACCAAGCTGACCCGTACCAACAGCTCCGGCAAGGTGGAGATGCCGGTCTCGCTCTATTCAGAGACGGTGAAAGGCACCCATCTGAACTACGAAGACCTTTCCATGCGCTTCCTGTACTGGCCCAAGCCGGAGTTGGTCGGGGCGGAGAAGGTGAGCTTTCAAACCTGCTGGGTGGTCCACGTCGTGAATCCTGACAATCGTGGACCTTACCGCCAGGTGCGCATCTGGGTGGATCAGGAGAGCGGCGCGATGATGAAAATGCGGGCCTATGACCAGCAGGGGAAACTTCAAAAGGAGTTTCTGGTCCGTAAAGGGCAGAAGTACAAGGACGCCTATATCTTGAAACAGATGCGGGTGCAGTCATATGACACGGACAAGAACAAGGTGAATGGCATCACCTACCTGGAGATTGAAGATCCTGCGGGCTGA
- a CDS encoding L,D-transpeptidase produces MNFCRLSSKLTRSLWVVGTATLLSQCTTSKVDRNANVVVSVKEQKLALYSSNGTRLKEYPVSTSKFGLNDKPGAYGTPLGRHEIVAKIGQGVKPGSVFKSRQLTGEVLKPDAPGRDPIVTRIMWLRGMESQNKNAYGRCIYIHGTAEERNIGKPVSYGCIRMKSRDVMDVFDRTSIGSNVLVVEGKLPGHVPAAMPSPLPASPENAPPIFLSPNPNMQGPLGKPEGSEAMLAQSKQTAPAPASVAPASSLAPGSQAAPTSPAPVLAAHNAPPAKRSLFNFGNMLRRSNAEDDLVAPSSPDPASAAFAHAPAVPATPSNGSPSPVLASEEEAPVPGSESSAGNFASRRLQSGATVIYSAASGTPATPVVLKSKRTTPQKKVAAATP; encoded by the coding sequence ATGAACTTCTGTCGCCTGTCTTCCAAACTGACCCGTTCACTCTGGGTTGTAGGAACAGCCACTCTGCTGAGTCAGTGCACGACCAGCAAGGTGGACCGGAACGCCAATGTGGTCGTAAGCGTGAAGGAACAGAAGCTCGCTCTCTACTCCAGCAATGGGACGCGTCTCAAGGAATATCCGGTTTCCACTTCCAAGTTTGGACTAAATGACAAACCCGGAGCCTACGGAACCCCCCTCGGGCGGCATGAGATTGTAGCCAAGATCGGCCAGGGTGTGAAGCCCGGATCCGTCTTCAAGAGCCGCCAGCTCACTGGGGAAGTGCTCAAGCCTGACGCCCCGGGCCGTGATCCCATTGTCACCCGCATCATGTGGCTGCGCGGGATGGAATCCCAGAACAAGAACGCCTACGGACGCTGCATTTACATCCACGGCACCGCTGAAGAACGCAACATCGGCAAGCCCGTCAGCTACGGTTGCATCCGCATGAAATCCAGAGATGTGATGGATGTCTTCGACCGCACCAGCATTGGTTCCAATGTCCTTGTGGTGGAAGGCAAGCTTCCTGGCCATGTCCCGGCGGCCATGCCGTCCCCTCTGCCAGCCTCCCCGGAGAACGCCCCTCCCATTTTCCTGAGCCCGAATCCCAACATGCAGGGACCCCTTGGCAAGCCTGAGGGTTCAGAGGCCATGCTCGCCCAGTCGAAGCAGACTGCGCCTGCCCCAGCCTCAGTCGCTCCAGCCAGCTCTCTGGCTCCTGGGAGTCAGGCGGCCCCCACCAGCCCTGCTCCGGTGTTGGCGGCCCACAATGCCCCCCCCGCCAAGCGGTCTCTCTTTAACTTTGGCAACATGCTGCGCCGCAGCAATGCGGAAGATGATCTCGTAGCACCTTCTTCACCTGACCCAGCGTCAGCCGCTTTTGCTCACGCCCCAGCAGTCCCCGCAACTCCCAGCAATGGGTCCCCCTCACCCGTCCTCGCTTCTGAAGAAGAAGCTCCCGTCCCCGGCAGCGAATCCAGCGCGGGCAACTTTGCCTCCCGTCGTCTCCAGAGCGGGGCTACAGTCATCTACTCCGCAGCCAGCGGTACTCCCGCCACCCCGGTGGTGTTGAAATCCAAGCGTACAACGCCCCAGAAGAAGGTCGCCGCCGCCACGCCCTGA
- a CDS encoding glycosyltransferase yields MTDWNVTLWLVCYVAVFLGLSIFGAHRLRILWLYWRHRKAEPQVTSTFETLPRVTIQLPLFNEMHVVDQLLDAVSQIDYPQDLLQIQILDDSTDDTTQVCEDGASRLRARGFDVEYRHRDNRTGFKAGALEEAMPTAKGEFLLIFDADFLPPADLLQKMIHHFSDKKVGMVQARWGHINKRDSLLTRLQAMMLDGHLVLEQTARSRGGFFLNFNGTAGIWRKSTILDAGGWEHDTLTEDMDLSYRAQMKGWRFVYLKDILVPAELPPDMDGFKSQQHRWTKGSIQVCKKILGTVWRSEEPLSVKLEATAHLAANFAYLLMFGVVILMYPANFIFQNSWQKAVFLDLPVFFFASLSVILFYLTAQGAQRPWGWLRALPYLPLLLALGIGMSINNGKAVLEALFNQQSEFVRTPKYGQQTAPVRKRSKYKAARSVTFWIEFALAGYFSFLVVMALIKGQWMSVPFLAMFQFGFLYVVVGSMSKWWSFPTLFPPTPPEEPSQDPAVA; encoded by the coding sequence ATGACCGATTGGAATGTGACCCTCTGGCTCGTGTGCTATGTGGCCGTGTTCCTGGGATTGAGTATTTTCGGAGCCCATCGTTTGCGCATCCTCTGGCTGTACTGGCGTCACCGCAAGGCTGAGCCCCAGGTCACCAGCACCTTTGAGACACTTCCTCGCGTCACCATCCAGCTCCCGCTGTTCAATGAGATGCACGTGGTGGACCAGTTGCTGGATGCTGTTAGCCAGATCGACTACCCGCAGGACCTCCTGCAAATCCAGATCCTGGATGACTCCACCGACGACACCACCCAGGTCTGCGAAGACGGTGCCTCCCGTCTCCGCGCCCGCGGCTTCGATGTGGAATACCGCCACCGCGACAATCGGACGGGGTTCAAGGCAGGCGCGTTGGAAGAGGCCATGCCTACCGCGAAGGGCGAGTTTCTCCTGATTTTCGACGCCGACTTCCTTCCGCCTGCGGACCTGTTGCAGAAGATGATCCACCACTTCAGCGACAAGAAAGTGGGCATGGTGCAGGCACGCTGGGGACACATCAACAAGCGCGACAGCCTGTTGACCCGCCTTCAGGCCATGATGCTCGACGGCCATCTGGTGCTGGAGCAGACTGCCCGCAGCCGCGGTGGATTTTTCCTCAATTTCAACGGCACCGCAGGCATCTGGCGCAAGTCCACGATTCTCGACGCTGGCGGCTGGGAGCATGACACGCTCACAGAGGACATGGACCTCAGCTACCGGGCCCAGATGAAGGGCTGGCGCTTTGTTTATCTCAAAGACATCCTCGTCCCCGCCGAGCTCCCGCCAGATATGGATGGCTTCAAGAGCCAGCAGCACCGTTGGACAAAGGGCAGCATCCAGGTGTGCAAGAAGATCCTCGGCACCGTCTGGCGCAGTGAGGAACCCCTCTCCGTCAAACTGGAGGCCACCGCTCACTTGGCCGCCAATTTTGCCTACCTGCTCATGTTTGGGGTGGTCATCCTGATGTACCCCGCCAATTTCATCTTCCAGAACTCCTGGCAGAAAGCAGTCTTCCTGGACCTCCCCGTCTTCTTCTTCGCCAGCCTTTCGGTCATCTTATTCTACCTCACCGCCCAAGGTGCCCAGCGCCCTTGGGGCTGGCTCAGAGCCCTCCCCTACCTGCCCCTCCTGCTGGCACTGGGCATCGGGATGTCCATCAACAATGGCAAGGCCGTTCTGGAGGCGCTCTTCAACCAGCAGTCCGAATTCGTTCGCACGCCCAAGTACGGTCAGCAGACCGCTCCGGTGCGCAAACGCAGCAAATACAAGGCTGCCCGCTCCGTCACCTTCTGGATCGAGTTTGCCCTTGCCGGGTACTTCTCATTCCTGGTGGTCATGGCCTTGATCAAAGGCCAGTGGATGTCAGTCCCCTTCCTGGCCATGTTCCAGTTCGGATTCCTCTATGTCGTGGTCGGATCCATGAGCAAATGGTGGAGCTTCCCCACTCTGTTCCCACCCACGCCGCCGGAGGAACCCTCCCAAGATCCCGCAGTTGCTTGA
- a CDS encoding bifunctional serine/threonine-protein kinase/formylglycine-generating enzyme family protein, translated as MNPTTSSDRSRPRIHDHETLRLIGRGAYGEVWLARGVTGALRAVKVVWRADYDYPEAFEREFEAIKRYEPVSRRHPGLVPILQVGRNDQEGFYYYVMELADDVERGRDINPETYRSLTLTARMHKTKRLKAAECLKLGETVADALHFMHEHGLIHRDVKPSNLIFIDGVCRLADIGLVALLGQRSFVGTEGFVAPEGPGTAQSDIFSLGMVLYEASTGKDRLDFPDLPSAEESGEGMEQWRLLHRVICRACAQHATERYASAQDMVLALQGQRVPERGARRKQLMMAGAALALLLVGLGAWVARQEPVKASLRRAEPLLNLRTDPSGAEVYSNGLKLGVTPLSLNPSEGVPAIYQLRLAGFRLQEVEHRADKKAPTTYELKLEPSKLPQPGERWVNSLSMAFLPRQAGHASERPVEMKAFDAFLKATGRPFEGRVVPYLLRGEKNPIYIVVVPPGDIEAFRYWLADADRSKGFLANEHHYEIEPLPYAEGGGTPPDLDGVPGVDNNRDELREGLAFSLRVERQGYGSVLVRTNPSGVRVFQRDELLGITPLELPRVRTGDVEYELKGEGLTDFVLEGNVSENELLELYADMEARRNVTYGREWRNSMGLKFIPLGDILMAAFETRRRDYTEFVKATNARRPGTTPEQQKGAAFPVVAVDRAEARSFCEWLTQKERELGLIEKRDRYRLPTDEEWSRAVGLPLERGRDPAERNSRIRGVYPWGYDWPPPRGIDNFADEAGARRMNLTATIPNYDDRYPALGVVTSLPMNKKGFTGLAGNVSEWVDTDYDNAAAKQAGVPPMGTVRGGNWRTSNPDELLSSARMATPVNARRDTIGFRMVLARDGVVEAGKTAAAEK; from the coding sequence GTGAACCCAACTACTTCCAGCGATCGCAGCCGCCCCCGCATCCACGACCATGAGACCCTCCGTCTGATCGGGCGCGGAGCCTATGGCGAGGTGTGGCTGGCCCGTGGGGTGACCGGGGCACTGCGGGCGGTGAAGGTGGTCTGGCGGGCAGACTACGATTATCCCGAAGCCTTCGAGCGTGAGTTCGAGGCGATCAAGCGCTATGAGCCTGTCTCTCGACGGCACCCTGGGCTGGTGCCGATCCTTCAGGTCGGACGAAACGATCAGGAGGGTTTCTACTACTATGTCATGGAGCTGGCTGATGACGTGGAGCGGGGGAGGGACATCAATCCTGAGACTTACCGCTCCCTCACGCTGACAGCCCGCATGCACAAGACGAAGCGGCTCAAGGCGGCGGAGTGCCTGAAGCTGGGGGAGACGGTGGCGGATGCGTTGCACTTTATGCATGAGCACGGGCTCATCCATCGCGACGTGAAGCCGTCGAACTTGATTTTCATCGATGGGGTCTGCCGATTGGCAGACATCGGGCTGGTGGCGTTGCTGGGGCAACGCAGCTTTGTCGGCACGGAGGGCTTTGTCGCACCGGAAGGGCCGGGGACAGCGCAATCGGACATTTTCTCGCTGGGAATGGTGTTGTACGAAGCCAGCACCGGGAAAGACCGGCTGGACTTTCCGGATCTGCCAAGCGCTGAGGAGTCGGGTGAGGGCATGGAGCAGTGGCGTCTCCTTCATCGGGTGATCTGCCGGGCCTGTGCTCAGCATGCGACGGAACGATATGCCTCTGCCCAGGATATGGTGCTGGCGCTTCAGGGGCAGCGCGTGCCCGAACGCGGCGCGAGGCGCAAACAACTGATGATGGCGGGGGCAGCGCTGGCCCTGCTGTTGGTGGGGCTGGGAGCTTGGGTGGCACGACAGGAGCCTGTGAAGGCCTCCTTGCGCCGGGCGGAGCCGTTGCTGAATCTGCGCACCGATCCGTCGGGGGCGGAGGTGTACTCGAACGGGCTCAAGCTGGGGGTCACGCCTTTGTCGCTGAACCCATCCGAAGGCGTGCCGGCGATCTATCAACTGCGACTGGCGGGCTTCCGATTGCAAGAGGTGGAGCATCGGGCGGACAAGAAAGCGCCCACCACCTATGAGTTGAAGCTCGAGCCTTCCAAGCTGCCGCAACCGGGTGAGCGGTGGGTGAACAGTCTGAGCATGGCCTTTTTGCCGCGTCAGGCGGGGCATGCGAGTGAGCGGCCGGTGGAGATGAAGGCCTTCGATGCCTTCCTCAAGGCCACAGGACGCCCCTTTGAGGGTCGGGTGGTGCCGTATCTGCTGCGGGGAGAGAAGAATCCGATCTACATCGTGGTGGTGCCCCCCGGCGATATTGAGGCGTTTCGCTACTGGCTGGCGGATGCGGACCGCTCCAAGGGATTTCTGGCCAACGAACATCATTACGAGATCGAACCCCTGCCGTATGCGGAAGGCGGGGGGACTCCGCCAGATCTGGATGGCGTGCCGGGTGTGGACAACAACCGGGACGAGCTGCGGGAGGGGCTGGCGTTCTCCCTGCGCGTGGAGCGGCAGGGGTATGGCAGTGTGCTGGTGCGCACCAATCCCAGCGGGGTGAGGGTTTTTCAACGCGACGAATTGCTGGGTATTACCCCGTTGGAGCTGCCTCGCGTGCGAACGGGGGATGTCGAGTACGAGCTCAAGGGTGAGGGGCTGACCGATTTTGTGCTGGAGGGGAACGTCAGTGAAAATGAGCTCCTCGAACTCTATGCCGACATGGAGGCTCGCCGCAACGTGACCTATGGGCGGGAGTGGCGGAACTCGATGGGCCTGAAGTTCATCCCCCTCGGAGACATCTTGATGGCCGCCTTTGAAACGCGGCGGCGTGACTACACCGAATTTGTGAAAGCGACCAATGCGCGTCGGCCGGGCACGACCCCCGAGCAGCAGAAGGGGGCGGCCTTCCCCGTTGTGGCAGTGGACCGCGCTGAAGCACGCAGCTTTTGCGAATGGCTCACCCAGAAGGAACGTGAGCTGGGGTTGATCGAAAAGCGTGACCGCTATCGCCTCCCGACGGACGAAGAATGGAGCCGGGCAGTGGGCCTGCCGCTCGAGCGCGGACGTGATCCCGCGGAGCGCAATAGCCGCATCCGCGGCGTCTATCCCTGGGGCTATGACTGGCCGCCTCCGCGTGGGATCGACAACTTTGCCGACGAGGCCGGGGCGCGTCGCATGAACCTCACGGCGACGATTCCCAACTATGATGATCGCTATCCGGCGCTCGGCGTGGTGACGTCGCTGCCTATGAACAAGAAGGGTTTCACCGGGCTGGCTGGTAACGTCAGCGAGTGGGTGGACACTGACTACGACAACGCCGCGGCGAAGCAGGCGGGGGTGCCCCCGATGGGCACGGTGCGAGGAGGTAACTGGCGCACTTCGAATCCCGATGAGCTGCTGTCTTCAGCCAGGATGGCCACACCGGTCAATGCCCGGCGGGATACAATTGGCTTTCGGATGGTGCTGGCAAGGGATGGGGTGGTGGAAGCGGGGAAGACGGCGGCAGCGGAGAAGTAG